The following coding sequences lie in one Cucurbita pepo subsp. pepo cultivar mu-cu-16 chromosome LG13, ASM280686v2, whole genome shotgun sequence genomic window:
- the LOC111808498 gene encoding uncharacterized protein LOC111808498: MATSLASVAIIASLHLIAFVFAIGAEMRRSTATVQPDEYDETTHCVYDSDASTVYGLVAFGLLLISHTVLMVVTRCLCCGKGLKSGGSTVCAIILFIVSWHLLLGAESLLLAGSVRNAYHTKFRGALPIKNLSCSMLRRGVFAAAAALTFLSLVFSILYYIAHSRADTGGWQKHQNEGVGMVPPSFSGHEQHDRSTGGFEKA, from the exons ATGGCTACTTCTTTGGCCTCCGTAGCTATAATCGCTTCTCTGCATCTAATTGCCTTCGTCTTCGCCATCGGAGCTGAAATGCGCCGGAGCACG GCAACGGTACAGCCAGATGAGTACGACGAGACTACTCACTGCGTCTATGACTCCGATGCGTCGACGGTGTACGGTCTTGTGGCGTTTGGTTTGCTATTGATTAGCCACACAGTACTTATGGTTGTCACGAGGTGTCTCTGCTGTGGTAAAGGCTTGAAAAGCGGAGGATCCACCGTCTGTGCCATCATCCTCTTCATCGTTTCCTg GCATCTCTTATTGGGAGCTGAGTCTTTGTTGCTAGCTGGGTCTGTGAGGAATGCCTACCACACCAAGTTCAGAGGAGCATTGCCGATCAAGAACTTGTCGTGCTCCATGCTTCGGCGCGGGGTGTTCGCCGCTGCAGCAGCCTTGACATTTCTGTCATTGGTGTTTTCAATACTTTACTACATAGCGCACTCCAGAGCTGATACAGGAGGCTGGCAGAAGCACCAGAATGAAGGTGTTGGCATGGTGCCCCCTAGTTTTTCAGGGCACGAGCAGCACGATCGATCAACGGGAGGATTCGAGAAGGCTTAG
- the LOC111808493 gene encoding uncharacterized protein LOC111808493 isoform X2, producing MHMSTRLSNRRWVSTITLSKGLRTREQEEILSSHLLLEAIASACKVPGTFVSDLTRSDLLEECETLFSEDEELEQLISGEVCFKVYPFLRETFTTDAERKIILSGSFNPLHDGHVKLLEVATSICGGGYPCFELSAVNADKPPLSVSQIKDRVEQFKKVGKSVIISNQPYFYKKAELFPGSAFVIGADTAVRLIDPKYYDGDYKKMLEILLRIKNTGATFLVGGRNINGVFKVLEDVEIPQELRDMFISIPADKFRMDISSTQIRKQLGI from the exons ATGCATATGTCAACAAGATTGTCTAACCGACGTTGGGTTTCCACAATCACACTGTCgaag GGTTTACGTACACGGGAGCAAGAGGAGATACTCTCAAGTCATCTTTTACTTGAG GCAATTGCTAGCGCATGTAAAGTTCCTGGAACCTTTGTTTCAGATTTGACTCGATCTGATTTATTAGAAGAATGTGAAACGCTATTCTCTGAGGATGAAGAACTAGAGCAACTTATAAGCGGGGAAGTTTGCTTTAAGGTCTATCCATTTTTAAGGG aGACCTTTACAACAGAtgcagaaagaaaaataatactctctGGTTCTTTTAATCCGTTGCACGATGGTCACGTCAAGCTTTTAGAGGTTGCAACCAG CATTTGTGGTGGTGGGTATCCTTGTTTTGAATTATCGGCTGTGAATGCTGACAAACCACCCCTATCAGTATCACAGATCAAAGATCGTGTCGAGCAATTTAAAAAAGTTG GAAAGTCAGTAATCATTTCTAATCAGCCTTACTTTTACAAGAAAGCCGAACTTTTCCCTGGTAGTGCCTTTGTTATTGGTGCTGACACTGCAGTAAGGTTGATAGAT CCCAAATACTATGATGGGGATTACAAGAAGATGCTGGAAATTTTGCTCCGAATCAAGAACACTGGGGCGACGTTCCTTGTTGGTGGTCGAAACATAAATGGCGTTTTCAAA GTTCTTGAAGATGTTGAGATTCCACAAGAGCTAAGAGACATGTTTATCTCAATACCTGCAGACAAATTTCGTATGGACATTTCCTCCACCCaaataagaaaacaacttGGAATTTAA